The Rhodocytophaga rosea genome has a segment encoding these proteins:
- a CDS encoding NRDE family protein — protein MCTVTFIPEGKQGFILTSNRDEKLTRPLSEPPRRYHLDSGIVVFPKDPQANGTWIAMGSRKISLCLLNGAFSNHVSRPPYRRSRGLVLLDFFDYTSATGFISTYDFEGIEPFTLLVLQTQEKLSLVEIRWDGTHIHLMPKDAAKPQIWSSATLYAPSVCVQRELWFTRFLAMQDQQAEADIMHFHRFAGIDDSHNALCMQRGNEIQTVSITSIRANDAGEQVMTYHDLVRETRQSYRIF, from the coding sequence ATGTGCACAGTAACTTTTATTCCAGAAGGCAAGCAGGGCTTTATTTTAACCTCTAACCGCGACGAAAAACTTACCAGGCCCCTGTCAGAGCCACCCCGCAGGTACCACCTGGATTCGGGCATTGTGGTGTTTCCCAAAGACCCGCAGGCAAACGGCACCTGGATAGCCATGGGCAGCAGGAAAATAAGTTTATGTTTGCTCAACGGGGCTTTCTCCAATCATGTAAGCAGGCCTCCTTACCGCCGTAGCCGTGGACTGGTGCTACTGGATTTTTTTGACTACACCTCAGCTACTGGGTTTATTTCTACTTACGATTTTGAAGGAATTGAGCCTTTCACATTGCTTGTACTGCAAACCCAGGAAAAGCTTTCGTTGGTAGAAATCCGGTGGGATGGCACACATATTCACCTGATGCCAAAAGATGCTGCAAAACCGCAAATATGGTCTTCGGCTACTTTGTATGCTCCCTCGGTGTGTGTGCAACGGGAGCTGTGGTTTACCCGGTTTCTGGCTATGCAGGACCAACAGGCAGAGGCAGATATTATGCACTTTCACCGCTTTGCCGGCATAGACGATAGCCACAATGCCTTATGTATGCAGCGCGGCAACGAAATACAAACCGTGAGTATTACGTCTATCCGGGCCAATGATGCCGGAGAGCAGGTAATGACCTATCATGATCTGGTGCGGGAAACCAGGCAGTCTTACCGCATTTTCTGA
- a CDS encoding ATP-grasp domain-containing protein, producing the protein MNSVKYLNLWTRLINWEYWPFEVVYFPIFFYWLWLSVKARSFFFFSAANPSIESGGMLGESKYGILKSLPEEFIPKTLFIKTPADIDAILKKIQAAGITFPLIAKPDVGERGWKVEKIHNRQELEVYIQQMRVPFLIQEYVAYEIELGVFYYRFPSQTKGRISSVVVKEFLTLTGNGKSSLQKLILNHQRARLQYEVLAEKYQVLMKEVLADGNKITLVYIGNHCRGTKFVDGNYLINESLVSVFDNISCSVPGFYYGRYDIRCRSLEELYQGKRIKILELNGAGAEPGHIYDPKFPFLQAYKVLFDHWNVLYQISKANYEKGIAYMSAREAWQTVSKLRNYRKQMKEA; encoded by the coding sequence ATGAATTCTGTAAAGTATTTGAACCTTTGGACCAGGCTGATCAACTGGGAATACTGGCCCTTTGAAGTAGTATATTTCCCGATCTTCTTCTACTGGTTATGGTTGTCTGTGAAAGCCCGGTCCTTTTTTTTCTTTTCTGCGGCCAATCCCTCTATAGAATCAGGTGGTATGCTGGGCGAGTCTAAATACGGAATATTAAAGAGCTTGCCGGAAGAGTTTATCCCTAAAACGCTCTTCATAAAAACACCTGCGGATATAGATGCTATTCTAAAAAAAATACAGGCCGCAGGCATCACCTTTCCGCTGATCGCCAAACCAGATGTAGGGGAGCGGGGCTGGAAAGTAGAAAAAATCCATAACCGGCAGGAACTGGAAGTCTATATACAGCAAATGCGGGTACCCTTTCTGATTCAGGAATATGTAGCCTATGAGATTGAACTAGGCGTGTTTTACTACCGCTTCCCTTCCCAGACAAAAGGCCGTATTTCTTCTGTTGTAGTGAAAGAATTTCTCACCCTTACAGGAAACGGAAAATCTTCACTGCAGAAGTTGATACTCAATCACCAGCGGGCAAGGCTCCAATATGAGGTATTGGCAGAAAAGTATCAGGTGTTGATGAAAGAAGTGTTGGCGGATGGCAACAAAATCACCTTGGTCTATATTGGGAACCATTGCCGCGGAACCAAGTTTGTGGATGGAAATTATCTAATTAACGAAAGCCTGGTTAGTGTATTCGACAACATCAGCTGTTCTGTGCCTGGCTTTTATTATGGCCGCTACGATATCCGCTGCCGGAGCCTGGAGGAACTATACCAAGGCAAAAGAATAAAAATCTTAGAACTGAATGGTGCAGGTGCTGAACCAGGGCATATTTACGACCCCAAGTTTCCGTTCCTTCAGGCATACAAAGTGCTGTTTGATCACTGGAACGTATTGTATCAGATCAGCAAGGCTAATTATGAGAAGGGCATCGCCTATATGAGTGCTCGGGAAGCCTGGCAAACGGTGAGCAAACTCCGAAACTACCGCAAACAGATGAAAGAAGCATGA
- a CDS encoding LysE family transporter encodes MNHLILNFMAGALVSFLGSLPVGILNLTIMQISLQKGLKGALLFALACAIIELGYSYIAVRMSGALVDFAMYKNPIRFFSIALFLVAGIGYLRKKPSGQVVQYSLGPFSLGIVLSILNVMAIPFWLVYTAVLSASQWIAVDAAIEIAWFVTGISLGTLLGLMTFALLSRRIHKQFSLQSSLVNKVVGLILIGSSLLELIHLVN; translated from the coding sequence ATGAACCATTTAATACTTAATTTTATGGCCGGTGCTCTGGTGAGCTTTTTGGGTTCCCTGCCAGTAGGTATCCTTAACTTAACCATTATGCAGATATCCCTGCAAAAAGGGCTCAAAGGAGCTTTGCTTTTTGCTTTGGCCTGTGCCATCATAGAACTGGGATACAGCTACATAGCTGTACGCATGAGTGGGGCACTGGTGGACTTTGCCATGTACAAAAACCCAATTCGATTTTTTTCTATTGCCTTATTTCTGGTAGCAGGCATTGGCTACCTGCGTAAAAAACCTTCCGGACAAGTGGTGCAATATAGCCTGGGGCCTTTTTCTTTAGGAATTGTACTTAGTATCCTCAATGTAATGGCTATTCCTTTCTGGCTGGTATATACGGCTGTATTATCGGCTTCCCAATGGATTGCTGTTGACGCTGCAATAGAGATAGCCTGGTTTGTAACAGGCATCTCCCTAGGAACCCTACTGGGTTTAATGACTTTTGCCCTGTTAAGCCGGCGCATACATAAGCAGTTTTCGCTGCAAAGCAGCCTGGTTAACAAAGTGGTAGGCTTAATACTGATTGGCTCCTCCCTGCTGGAACTAATACACCTAGTAAACTAA
- a CDS encoding alpha/beta fold hydrolase, whose product MHHPKPAYIKWFSGTGILLLLALLPRCMSLHMSDKKVAEYFKDAPAKPSFYEYTLNNHRIHYAAMGADTLPMVVFVHGSPGSWDAFISFFKDTTLYKTARIVSVDRPGFGKSGYGKVEKSLQAQAALLMPILQTSRSTTQPLLVGHSLGGPVVSRMAMDYPHLVGGLILVAPSIDPELERWEWYRHLGKFFLFRAIIPKELDVSNQEILPLKKELASMLPMWATIQVPVTVIQGEEDKLVPPGNATFARKMLVNAPTQVWMILDMNHFIPWSRPDLITQAILEWMHSHDK is encoded by the coding sequence ATGCATCATCCTAAGCCTGCTTACATCAAATGGTTTTCAGGCACCGGTATCCTGCTGCTTCTGGCGCTGTTGCCCAGGTGTATGAGCCTGCATATGTCTGATAAGAAGGTAGCAGAATACTTTAAGGATGCACCCGCTAAACCTTCCTTTTACGAATATACGCTCAATAACCACCGCATACATTACGCAGCTATGGGTGCTGATACACTGCCTATGGTGGTGTTTGTTCATGGTTCACCTGGTTCCTGGGATGCTTTTATCTCCTTTTTTAAAGATACCACTCTTTACAAAACAGCAAGAATAGTATCGGTAGACAGGCCTGGATTTGGAAAATCGGGGTATGGCAAGGTAGAAAAATCCCTGCAAGCGCAAGCGGCCTTACTCATGCCTATTTTACAAACTAGCAGATCTACCACTCAACCTCTGTTGGTGGGCCATTCTCTGGGAGGCCCGGTAGTCAGCCGCATGGCGATGGATTATCCCCATCTGGTAGGTGGCTTAATACTGGTGGCTCCTTCCATTGACCCGGAACTGGAAAGATGGGAATGGTACAGGCATTTGGGCAAATTTTTCTTGTTCAGGGCCATTATTCCCAAAGAACTTGACGTAAGCAACCAGGAAATTTTACCTTTAAAAAAGGAACTCGCCAGCATGCTGCCGATGTGGGCAACAATCCAGGTTCCGGTAACTGTTATTCAAGGGGAAGAAGATAAGCTGGTGCCTCCTGGCAATGCCACATTTGCCAGAAAAATGCTTGTAAATGCTCCTACACAGGTGTGGATGATACTTGATATGAACCATTTTATCCCCTGGAGCCGCCCAGACCTGATTACTCAGGCCATACTTGAATGGATGCATAGCCATGATAAATGA
- a CDS encoding GAF domain-containing protein has translation MPSPITAHITSLFTQSPFNWQQCLSDIIAAFDCTTGTIHILDAETNLLKLQAQQGLPNFLLPKMTEIPIGKGMAGIAAQRLKPVEMCNLQTDDSGVARPAAKETKVEGSIAVPMLLDGELYGTLGIAKPVPYNFTEEQVSDLMEIGAEMSRFIRSHSLQP, from the coding sequence ATGCCTTCTCCAATCACCGCCCATATTACTTCTCTCTTCACTCAATCTCCGTTTAACTGGCAACAATGCCTCTCCGATATTATTGCCGCCTTTGATTGCACAACCGGAACCATTCACATTCTGGATGCAGAAACAAATCTATTAAAGTTGCAGGCTCAACAGGGATTACCTAATTTTTTACTTCCTAAAATGACAGAGATTCCTATAGGAAAAGGAATGGCCGGTATTGCCGCCCAACGCCTCAAGCCTGTAGAGATGTGTAACCTGCAGACGGATGATTCGGGAGTGGCACGACCTGCCGCTAAAGAAACCAAGGTAGAGGGTTCAATTGCTGTTCCCATGTTGCTGGATGGGGAGTTGTATGGTACACTTGGGATTGCAAAGCCTGTTCCTTATAATTTTACAGAAGAGCAAGTGAGCGACCTGATGGAAATTGGGGCAGAGATGAGTCGTTTTATTCGCTCCCATTCCCTCCAACCTTGA
- a CDS encoding nuclear transport factor 2 family protein: MSVIENKHLMQEIFSELSRGNDQPFIEAMAEDMQWIWMGSGQWSKVFDGKKVIVDQLWSAVRTTLVPPYKAIAHRFIADEDYVVVEASGQNTTPDGKTYNNKYCWVCRIWAGKIHELREYMDTDLVTKTFNQKTA, translated from the coding sequence ATGAGTGTTATAGAGAACAAACACCTGATGCAAGAGATATTTTCTGAGCTGTCTAGAGGCAATGACCAACCATTTATCGAAGCAATGGCGGAAGATATGCAATGGATCTGGATGGGTTCGGGTCAATGGTCTAAAGTATTTGATGGGAAGAAAGTGATTGTTGATCAACTTTGGAGTGCGGTAAGAACCACGTTAGTTCCACCCTACAAAGCAATTGCACACCGTTTTATTGCAGATGAGGATTACGTAGTAGTGGAAGCTAGCGGACAGAATACCACCCCTGATGGTAAAACATACAATAACAAGTATTGTTGGGTATGTCGTATTTGGGCGGGGAAAATACACGAGTTAAGAGAATATATGGATACCGATCTAGTGACCAAGACATTCAATCAAAAAACAGCATAA
- a CDS encoding dihydrofolate reductase family protein — MLGRKTFQIWEFYWPKHADNWPAINEVTTYVLSNTLKKSDWNNPIFYTSLSDIEKLKKSKGSDIKVWGSGELVQLLLQNDLVDEFWLMIHPLTLG; from the coding sequence TTGTTGGGCAGGAAAACATTCCAGATATGGGAGTTCTATTGGCCCAAGCATGCAGACAATTGGCCTGCTATCAATGAAGTCACCACATACGTCTTGTCTAATACCCTAAAAAAGTCAGATTGGAACAATCCTATTTTCTATACTAGCCTCTCAGATATCGAAAAGCTCAAAAAATCAAAGGGTTCGGATATCAAAGTTTGGGGCAGTGGCGAACTTGTTCAACTCTTGCTTCAAAATGATCTGGTGGACGAGTTCTGGCTGATGATTCACCCTTTGACGCTTGGCTAA
- a CDS encoding OmpA family protein produces MNYLISKGISQNRLFLKGYGENKPIDTNKSEAGIANNRRVEFTIR; encoded by the coding sequence GTGAATTATTTAATTTCTAAAGGTATTTCTCAAAATCGGCTCTTTTTAAAGGGGTATGGCGAAAATAAGCCGATTGACACCAATAAAAGCGAGGCAGGTATAGCTAATAACCGTAGAGTGGAGTTTACAATAAGATAA
- a CDS encoding Crp/Fnr family transcriptional regulator, producing the protein MIENFKSFCSAIVKFNEEEWAAMEKCLGVKTLKKNQHFLRSGEVCTKMGFITHGSTRLYFLIDGIEVTKDFCFENTFTGSVASFQARKPARFNVVAMEDTQLVTLEFALLEGLFARYHCWSNLIRIVLVHFAIRKENREISFLLNTAEERYMDLIDTNPGILQRVSLKYIASYLGITPETVSRIRNKMAGN; encoded by the coding sequence ATGATTGAAAACTTTAAATCTTTTTGCTCAGCTATAGTAAAATTTAATGAGGAGGAGTGGGCAGCCATGGAAAAATGCCTTGGTGTAAAAACCTTAAAAAAGAATCAGCATTTTCTTAGGAGTGGAGAAGTGTGTACCAAAATGGGTTTTATTACTCACGGCTCTACACGGCTATATTTTTTGATTGATGGAATCGAGGTCACCAAAGATTTTTGCTTTGAAAATACGTTTACCGGGTCTGTTGCAAGCTTTCAGGCGAGGAAACCTGCCCGGTTTAACGTGGTTGCCATGGAAGACACCCAGTTAGTAACACTGGAATTCGCCTTACTGGAAGGACTTTTTGCCAGATACCATTGCTGGAGCAATTTAATAAGAATTGTACTTGTACATTTTGCTATCCGAAAAGAAAACAGGGAGATCTCTTTTCTGCTGAATACAGCCGAAGAGCGATACATGGATCTGATTGATACTAACCCGGGAATTCTTCAGCGGGTATCTTTAAAATATATTGCGTCCTACTTAGGAATAACGCCTGAAACGGTGAGCAGAATACGAAACAAAATGGCCGGTAATTGA